Proteins encoded by one window of Clostridium bornimense:
- a CDS encoding alpha/beta-type small acid-soluble spore protein, giving the protein MASSQKLVPEAKNGLSKFKAEVANELGVPFTDYNGDLSSKQCGSVGGEMVKRMVAEYENKLK; this is encoded by the coding sequence ATGGCAAGTTCACAAAAATTAGTACCAGAAGCAAAGAATGGATTATCAAAATTCAAAGCTGAAGTAGCAAATGAATTAGGAGTTCCATTCACAGATTATAATGGAGACTTAAGCTCTAAACAATGTGGATCCGTAGGTGGAGAAATGGTTAAGAGAATGGTAGCTGAATACGAGAACAAGTTAAAGTAA
- the hisE gene encoding phosphoribosyl-ATP diphosphatase has protein sequence MSNVINDLYEVVKDRLDNPVENSYTNYLFNKGTDKILKKVGEECTEVIIAAKGDSKEDMVAEICDLLYHLEVLMVDRGIEITSVEEELKKRSAKIGNSKGDRKEITKL, from the coding sequence GTGAGTAATGTTATTAATGATTTATATGAAGTTGTAAAAGATAGATTAGATAATCCTGTAGAAAATTCATATACTAATTATCTTTTTAATAAGGGAACTGATAAGATTTTAAAAAAAGTTGGAGAAGAATGTACAGAAGTTATTATTGCTGCAAAGGGTGATAGTAAAGAAGATATGGTAGCAGAAATTTGTGATTTATTATATCATCTAGAAGTATTAATGGTTGATAGAGGAATAGAAATAACTTCTGTAGAAGAAGAACTAAAAAAAAGAAGTGCTAAGATAGGTAATTCTAAAGGTGATAGAAAAGAAATAACTAAGTTATAG
- the hisI gene encoding phosphoribosyl-AMP cyclohydrolase, whose amino-acid sequence MDIDFSKGLVPAIVVDYKTNKVLMLAYVNEESYKKTLETKTTWFYSRSRKELWNKGATSGHFQYIKEMYTDCDNDTLLIKVDQVGVPCHTGADTCFFNKII is encoded by the coding sequence ATGGATATAGATTTTTCAAAAGGATTAGTTCCTGCCATTGTTGTTGATTATAAAACTAATAAGGTTCTAATGCTTGCTTACGTCAATGAAGAATCATATAAAAAAACATTAGAAACAAAAACAACATGGTTTTATTCAAGAAGTAGAAAAGAACTTTGGAACAAAGGTGCCACATCTGGTCATTTTCAATATATAAAAGAGATGTATACAGATTGTGATAATGATACTTTACTTATAAAGGTAGATCAAGTTGGAGTACCATGTCATACTGGAGCAGATACATGTTTCTTTAATAAAATTATTTAA
- the hisF gene encoding imidazole glycerol phosphate synthase subunit HisF produces MLTKRIIPCLDVKEGKVVKGINFVGIKDVGDPVEIAKVYNAEGADELVFLDITASFEERKTMIDVVERTSREVFIPLTVGGGVNSIEDIKNLLRAGADKVSINSAAVRNPNLISEGAESFGSQCIVVAIDGKRRADGGFNVFVKGGREDTGIDAIEWAKKVEKLGAGEILLTSMDKDGTRDGFDIEFLNEVLKVVNIPVIASGGCGDIDSFYEVFKETDCDAALAASIFHYKEATIGEVKEYLHERSIEVRL; encoded by the coding sequence ATGTTAACAAAAAGAATAATACCTTGTTTAGATGTAAAAGAAGGCAAGGTTGTTAAGGGAATAAATTTTGTTGGGATAAAGGACGTTGGTGATCCTGTAGAAATTGCTAAGGTTTATAATGCTGAAGGTGCAGATGAATTAGTATTTTTAGATATTACAGCATCTTTTGAAGAAAGAAAGACAATGATTGATGTTGTTGAAAGAACTTCAAGAGAAGTATTTATACCACTTACTGTTGGTGGTGGTGTCAATTCTATAGAGGATATAAAAAATCTTTTAAGAGCTGGTGCAGATAAGGTGTCAATTAATTCAGCGGCGGTAAGAAATCCTAATCTTATTAGTGAAGGTGCCGAGTCATTTGGTAGTCAATGTATCGTAGTTGCTATTGATGGGAAGAGAAGAGCTGATGGTGGATTTAACGTATTTGTAAAAGGTGGACGTGAAGATACTGGTATTGATGCTATAGAATGGGCTAAAAAGGTTGAGAAACTTGGTGCCGGGGAAATTCTTTTAACATCTATGGACAAGGATGGTACTAGGGATGGTTTTGATATTGAATTTTTAAATGAAGTTTTAAAAGTTGTAAATATACCTGTTATAGCTTCAGGTGGTTGTGGTGATATAGATAGTTTTTATGAAGTGTTTAAAGAAACAGATTGCGATGCAGCCCTTGCAGCATCAATATTTCATTATAAAGAAGCTACTATAGGAGAAGTTAAGGAATATTTACATGAAAGAAGTATAGAAGTTAGATTATAG
- the hisA gene encoding 1-(5-phosphoribosyl)-5-[(5-phosphoribosylamino)methylideneamino]imidazole-4-carboxamide isomerase — protein sequence MILFPAIDIKDGKAVRLYQGRFDKCEEMGIPLEIAKEFEKTGAEFIHLVDLDGAKEGKRINSDIIKAIAEAVNIPVQLGGGIRTLEDLEAIFDLGVSRAIIGTAAYKDKEFLIKAVEKYGEKIAVGVDAKDNKVALEGWLESTDMDYIEFSRQLEKIGVKTVIYTDISKDGTLEGANIEGLKALSNAVNMDIVASGGVKDLEDLLKINELNLYGAISGKAIYSGSLDLKEALDALKG from the coding sequence ATGATTTTATTTCCAGCGATAGATATAAAAGACGGTAAGGCAGTTAGGCTTTATCAAGGTAGATTTGATAAGTGTGAGGAAATGGGTATTCCTCTTGAAATAGCAAAGGAATTTGAGAAAACAGGAGCAGAATTTATTCATTTAGTTGATTTGGATGGTGCAAAAGAGGGAAAGAGAATTAATTCCGATATTATAAAAGCTATTGCAGAGGCTGTAAATATACCAGTGCAATTAGGTGGTGGTATAAGAACATTAGAAGATTTAGAAGCAATTTTTGATTTAGGAGTTTCAAGAGCTATCATTGGCACTGCTGCTTATAAAGATAAAGAATTTTTAATAAAGGCAGTAGAGAAGTACGGCGAAAAAATCGCTGTTGGTGTTGATGCTAAAGATAATAAGGTAGCTTTAGAAGGATGGCTTGAGAGTACTGATATGGATTATATAGAATTTTCTCGTCAGTTAGAGAAAATAGGGGTAAAGACTGTGATATATACAGATATATCAAAGGATGGAACTTTAGAAGGTGCCAATATAGAAGGACTAAAGGCTTTAAGTAATGCTGTAAATATGGACATAGTAGCTTCTGGTGGTGTTAAAGATTTAGAGGATTTATTAAAAATTAATGAATTAAATCTATATGGTGCTATTTCAGGAAAAGCGATTTACAGTGGCTCTTTGGATTTAAAAGAAGCTTTAGATGCTCTAAAGGGGTGA
- the hisH gene encoding imidazole glycerol phosphate synthase subunit HisH, protein MIAIIDYGMGNINSIYKAMKKIGADVVLTNDKDTIKNSKGIIIPGVGAFKKAMENLKSMGLDSLIKEEINNGKPMLGICLGMQLVFDSSEEMGYSEGLGLIPGKVTKFEISKKIPHIGWNSVRIKQDHPIFKGIDDGEYFYFVHSFHGNCDEKYILGDCNYEVDFPAIVGRDNIVASQFHPEKSGEVGLKLLKNFKEMVG, encoded by the coding sequence ATGATTGCTATCATAGATTATGGTATGGGAAATATAAATAGTATTTATAAGGCTATGAAGAAGATTGGTGCAGATGTGGTTTTAACTAATGATAAAGATACTATTAAAAATAGCAAGGGAATTATAATTCCTGGTGTTGGTGCTTTTAAGAAGGCTATGGAAAATTTAAAGTCTATGGGGTTAGATTCGCTTATAAAAGAAGAGATTAATAATGGAAAGCCTATGCTTGGGATTTGTCTTGGGATGCAATTAGTATTTGATTCTTCAGAGGAAATGGGATACTCAGAAGGGTTAGGTCTTATTCCTGGTAAGGTAACAAAGTTTGAGATTTCAAAGAAGATTCCTCATATTGGATGGAATAGTGTTAGGATTAAGCAAGATCATCCTATCTTTAAAGGTATAGATGATGGTGAATATTTTTATTTTGTACATTCTTTTCATGGAAATTGTGATGAAAAGTATATTTTAGGGGATTGCAACTATGAAGTGGATTTTCCAGCTATAGTTGGTAGAGATAATATAGTAGCTTCTCAATTTCATCCAGAAAAGAGTGGAGAAGTAGGTCTTAAATTATTAAAAAACTTTAAGGAGATGGTGGGATGA
- the hisB gene encoding imidazoleglycerol-phosphate dehydratase HisB, with protein sequence MRSSNINRDTLETKIKLKLNIDGSGEGTVKTGIGFLDHMLILFKKHGGFDLDISCDGDLYVDGHHTVEDIGIVLGKAFKEAMGDKNGIKRYGTSYVPMDETLAMVSLDLSGRSFLVFNVDMDKKMIGDFDSELLEEFLRAFAFNGGITLHVNLMYGSNSHHIVEGIFKALARAMKEALTVDATIKGVMSTKGVLE encoded by the coding sequence ATGAGGTCAAGTAATATAAATAGAGATACTTTAGAGACGAAGATAAAGTTAAAGCTTAATATAGATGGTTCTGGTGAGGGAACTGTTAAAACTGGGATTGGTTTTTTAGATCATATGCTTATTTTATTTAAAAAGCATGGTGGTTTTGATTTAGATATAAGTTGTGATGGTGATTTATATGTTGATGGTCATCATACTGTTGAGGATATTGGAATTGTTCTTGGTAAGGCTTTTAAGGAGGCTATGGGGGACAAGAATGGTATTAAAAGATATGGGACAAGTTATGTGCCTATGGATGAGACTTTGGCTATGGTGTCTTTAGATCTTAGTGGTAGAAGTTTTTTAGTATTTAATGTTGATATGGATAAGAAGATGATTGGGGATTTTGATTCTGAACTTTTAGAGGAATTTTTAAGGGCTTTTGCTTTTAATGGTGGTATAACTCTTCATGTTAATTTAATGTATGGTAGTAATAGTCACCATATTGTTGAGGGGATTTTTAAAGCTTTAGCTAGGGCGATGAAGGAGGCTCTTACTGTAGATGCCACTATTAAGGGAGTAATGTCTACTAAGGGGGTATTAGAATGA
- the hisD gene encoding histidinol dehydrogenase, with amino-acid sequence MRIIKGYNEGIKYLSSLRRESGNVEKDVENTVKEIISEIREKGDKALLHYTKKFDYKDSKDIALEDIKVSKEEIEEAYNSCDKELIEALELAKINIEGYHKNQIKQGFSYIPVAGKVMGQMVRGLERVGVYVPGGTAAYPSTVLMNVIPAKLASVEKVVMITPGSNSQLPAILAAAKIAGVDEVYKISGAQGIAALAHGTETIKRVDKIVGPGNIFVATAKKLCYGAVDIDSIAGPSEILVVADDTADKTFVAADLLSQSEHDVLAASILVTTSERLINEIEEEVQNQLNKLSRKEIAEKSLENYGAAILVEDLKEAIELANAIAPEHLELMVENPFEYLGSVKNAGSIFLGKYSPEPLGDYMGGPNHVLPTSGTARFFSPLSVDDFIKKTSYIYYSREELEKIKDKIVKIADTEGLTAHGNSIKVRFK; translated from the coding sequence ATGAGAATTATAAAAGGATATAATGAAGGGATTAAGTATTTATCATCTTTAAGAAGAGAAAGTGGAAATGTAGAAAAAGATGTAGAGAATACAGTTAAAGAAATTATTTCTGAAATAAGAGAAAAAGGAGATAAGGCATTACTTCATTATACAAAGAAATTTGATTATAAAGATTCAAAAGATATTGCTTTAGAAGATATAAAGGTATCAAAAGAAGAAATAGAAGAAGCTTATAATAGTTGTGATAAAGAATTAATTGAAGCTTTAGAGTTAGCAAAAATTAATATTGAAGGATATCATAAGAATCAAATAAAACAGGGGTTTAGTTATATACCAGTAGCAGGAAAAGTGATGGGTCAAATGGTAAGAGGATTAGAGAGAGTTGGAGTATATGTACCGGGGGGCACTGCGGCATATCCTTCAACAGTACTTATGAATGTAATCCCTGCTAAGCTTGCTTCTGTTGAAAAAGTAGTTATGATAACACCAGGAAGTAATAGTCAGCTACCAGCAATACTTGCAGCTGCTAAAATTGCTGGTGTTGATGAGGTATATAAGATAAGTGGAGCACAGGGTATAGCAGCATTAGCTCACGGAACAGAAACAATAAAAAGAGTAGATAAAATTGTTGGACCAGGAAATATATTTGTAGCTACAGCTAAAAAACTATGCTATGGAGCAGTAGATATAGATAGTATAGCAGGACCATCAGAGATATTAGTAGTTGCTGATGATACTGCAGATAAAACTTTCGTAGCAGCAGATTTATTAAGTCAAAGTGAACATGATGTACTTGCAGCATCAATACTTGTAACTACAAGTGAAAGATTAATAAATGAAATAGAAGAAGAAGTACAAAATCAACTTAATAAGTTATCAAGAAAAGAAATTGCAGAAAAATCATTAGAAAACTATGGAGCAGCAATTTTAGTAGAAGATTTAAAAGAAGCAATAGAATTAGCTAATGCCATTGCACCAGAACATTTAGAACTTATGGTAGAAAATCCATTTGAATACCTAGGATCAGTAAAAAATGCTGGATCAATATTTCTTGGGAAATATTCACCTGAACCATTAGGCGATTATATGGGAGGACCAAATCACGTTCTTCCTACAAGTGGAACAGCAAGATTTTTCTCGCCACTTTCTGTAGATGATTTTATAAAGAAGACTTCATATATTTATTACAGCAGAGAAGAACTTGAGAAGATTAAAGATAAGATTGTTAAGATAGCGGATACAGAAGGGTTAACAGCACATGGAAACTCAATTAAAGTAAGATTTAAGTAG
- the hisG gene encoding ATP phosphoribosyltransferase, with the protein MTITVALTKGRIEKKAIEIFENIGVDVESLKDKGRKLVFKSKNKDIQFILVKAVDVLTYVEHGVADMGIVGKDTILEGNRDFYEVADLKFGKCKFSLASLPKYKDFQSYEKRVIATKYPKVAKEFFKSKGEDVEIIKIEGSVELAPILGMAHGIVDIVETGVTLKENGLIVLEDICDISARLIVNKASMKMKKDAVMEIVNSIEEYIDGKEQ; encoded by the coding sequence ATGACAATAACAGTAGCGTTAACAAAGGGACGTATTGAAAAAAAAGCTATTGAGATATTTGAAAATATTGGTGTTGATGTAGAATCTTTAAAAGATAAGGGAAGAAAGCTTGTTTTTAAGAGTAAAAATAAAGATATTCAATTTATATTAGTAAAAGCTGTAGATGTTTTAACTTATGTAGAACATGGTGTTGCAGATATGGGGATTGTAGGTAAAGATACTATATTAGAAGGAAATAGAGATTTTTATGAAGTGGCTGATTTAAAATTTGGTAAATGTAAGTTTTCATTAGCATCATTACCTAAATATAAAGATTTTCAAAGCTATGAAAAAAGGGTTATTGCAACAAAATATCCTAAAGTAGCTAAGGAATTCTTTAAGAGTAAAGGTGAAGATGTAGAAATTATTAAGATAGAAGGATCTGTTGAACTTGCACCTATTTTGGGTATGGCACACGGAATTGTGGATATTGTAGAAACTGGTGTTACTTTAAAAGAAAATGGACTTATAGTTTTAGAAGATATTTGCGATATAAGTGCAAGGTTAATTGTTAACAAGGCATCAATGAAGATGAAAAAAGATGCAGTGATGGAGATAGTAAATAGCATTGAAGAATATATCGATGGAAAGGAGCAATAG